Genomic window (Polaromonas sp. JS666):
TTTCCCCAGTTCATCCACCCGGACGCCCCGGTGCTGCCGCAATTCCTCGCGCTGACCAGCGCCTTCACCGCCTGCGTACTGACATCCCACCTCGCCTACGTGCTGCTGGCAAAGCGCACCCACCGCTGGTTCGGCACGGCCCACCGGGCCCGCCTGTTCAACCGTGTCTGCGGCGGCGCCTTCGGCCTGCTGGGTGTCAGCCTGTTGCGTTTAAAAACCCCCAACTGAATGGCCGCACCGCGCAACGCCACCGGCGACTCGTTTTTTGCCTGGGACGGGGATGTGCTGGTGGTCAACATCCTGGGCAAGCCCGCCGCCAGCCGCGACGCCATTGGCAAGCCCAAAGGCACGCAGCTCAAAGTCAGCGTCACCGCCGCGCCGAAGAGTGGCAAGGCCACCGACCACATGGTGCGCTTCCTGGCGCCGCTGTTCGGCGTGGCGGTGGCCGACATCGAGGTGGTGTTTGGCCAGGAAAACGTCAACAAGCAACTGCGCATCAAGGCCCCCAAAAAGCTGCCTGAGGTGTTCACCGCCAAGTGAAAACGCGGGAACCTTGCCCTCCGCCTGGATAGTTACCTGATTAATCAAGCTAATCAAGCGCTACCGACCACCCACAAAGGAGCCCACAGTTCATGGAAGACTCACGCGAAACCAGGTTCGCCGCCGCAGCAGCCGCACTCGGCTACAACTTCGACGGTGAAATCAAAATCGGCGGAAATTACGTCCCCGTCGTGCAACACGGCGACCAGGTCTACGTCAGCGGCCAGATCCCGCGCGTCGGAAATACCGTGGTCGTCACGGGCCGCGTCGGAACGGAAGTTTCAGTTCCTCAGGCCCAGCTGGCTGCCAAGGTCTGTGCCATGCGCGCGCTCGCACTGCTGCGGCAAAGCCTCGGAAGCCTGGAGCGGGTGAAACACATTCTTCGCATGACGGTCTACGTGCAATCGGCTCAAGACTTCACTCAGCAAAGCGAGGTCGCCGATGCCGCGTCAGCGGTGTTGTATGCCGTTCTGGGCCCTGCCGGCATTCACACGCGCACCTCGGTTGGCGTTGTCCAG
Coding sequences:
- a CDS encoding DUF167 domain-containing protein, coding for MAAPRNATGDSFFAWDGDVLVVNILGKPAASRDAIGKPKGTQLKVSVTAAPKSGKATDHMVRFLAPLFGVAVADIEVVFGQENVNKQLRIKAPKKLPEVFTAK
- a CDS encoding RidA family protein; its protein translation is MEDSRETRFAAAAAALGYNFDGEIKIGGNYVPVVQHGDQVYVSGQIPRVGNTVVVTGRVGTEVSVPQAQLAAKVCAMRALALLRQSLGSLERVKHILRMTVYVQSAQDFTQQSEVADAASAVLYAVLGPAGIHTRTSVGVVQLPKNASVELDLIAAAG